Proteins found in one Populus alba chromosome 14, ASM523922v2, whole genome shotgun sequence genomic segment:
- the LOC118041731 gene encoding histone acetyltransferase of the MYST family 1: MGSIDTPKNPENGSRTLPPATDAYATYEGDENEMPPRATEMTLPVESDAIKKRKASMLPLEVGTRVLCRWRDSKYHPVKVIERRKMQSVGSIDYEYYVHYTEFNRRLDEWVKLEQLDLDSVETVVDEKVEDKVTSLKMTRHQKRKIDETHVEGHEELDAASLREHEEFTKVKNIATIELGRYEIETWYFSPFPPEYNDCLKLYFCEFCLNFMKRKEQLQRHMKKCDLKHPPGDEIYRSGTLSMFEIDGKKNKVYGQNLCYLAKLFLDHKTLYYDVDLFLFYILCECDDRGCHMVGYFSKEKHSEESYNLACILTLPPYQRKGYGKFLIAFSYELSKKEGKVGTPERPLSDLGLLSYRGYWTRVLLDILKRHKGNISIKELSDMTAIKAEDILTTLQSLELIQYRKGQHVICADPKVLDRHLKAAGRGGLEVDVSKLIWTPYKEQG, from the exons ATGGGTTCGATCGACACCCCAAAAAATCCCGAGAACGGCTCCAGAACTCTGCCTCCCGCAACCGACGCCTACGCTACGTACGAGGGCGATGAAAACGAAATGCCTCCACGCGCCACCGAAATGACGCTTCCTGTCGAATCCGATGCCATTAAGAAGAGGAAAGCGAGCATGTTACCGCTCGAGGTAGGTACTCGCGTTTTGTGCCGTTGGAGAGACAGCAAGTACCATCCAGTTAAGGTCATCGAGCGCCGTAAGATGCAGTCCGTTGGGTCCATTGATTACGAGTACTACGTGCATTATACAGAGT TCAATAGGAGGCTCGATGAATGGGTGAAGCTTGAACAACTAGATCTTGATTCAGTAGAGACGGTTGTGGATGAAAAAGTGGAGGATAAG gTAACAAGCTTGAAAATGACACGCCACCAGAAACGGAAGATTGATGAGACGCATGTGGAG GGCCATGAGGAGCTTGATGCTGCCAGCTTACGTGAGCATGAGGAATtcacaaaagtaaaaaatatagcCACCATTGAGCTCGGAAGATATGAGATTGAGACATGGTACTTCTCGCCTTTCCCACCGGAATACAATGATTGTTTGAAGCTTTACTTTTGTGAATTTTGCCTCAACTTCATGAAGCGTAAAGAACAGCTTCAAAGGCATATG AAGAAGTGTGATCTCAAGCACCCTCCTGGTGATGAAATTTATCGAAGTGGCACATTGTCAATGTTTGAG attgaTGGCAAAAAGAACAAGGTTTATGGGCAGAATCTTTGTTATTTGGCGAAGTTGTTTCTTGATCACAAGACCCTTTATTATGATGTTGACCTGTTTCTATTTTACATTTTGTGTGAATGTGATGACCGAGGATGCCACATGGTTGGATATTTTTCCAAG GAAAAGCATTCTGAGGAATCGTATAATTTGGCATGCATCCTCACTCTTCCTCCTTATCAAAGGAAAGGCTATGGGAAGTTTTTAATTGCCTTCT CATATGAACTTTCCAAGAAAGAAGGTAAAGTTGGCACACCTGAAAGACCCCTTTCAGACCTGGGGTTGTTGAGCTATAGAGGATATTGGACCCGAGTTCTTTTAGATATCTTGAAAAGGCACAAGGGAAATATTTCTATTAAG GAGCTTAGTGACATGACAGCAATAAAGGCAGAGGATATTTTGACTACCCTTCAGAGCCTAGAATTAATTCAGTACAGGAAAGGGCAGCATGTGATATGTGCAGATCCGAAGGTCCTGGATCGCCATCTAAAAGCAGCTGGAAGGGGTGGTCTTGAGGTTGATGTTAGCAAATTGATCTGGACTCCTTACAAAGAACAAGGTTGA
- the LOC118041733 gene encoding uncharacterized protein produces the protein MGNGYNHHLHHQNIHPQHKSTFLPMLCSRPTIKDVTLPKWEDRSMSISSSDPLSPKIGCMGQVKRNNRIVGFPTSNKFIVTTKNNGANLKYSRLKRIFSGKNLTSAPVSIATSTTHRRREVMMNGASGAKIDDTKENSVSVSIENMDPPLPVVKRVQQPTEDGEANSLWKRRSGGLALKNLQLQEIQLNRSSLAPTTV, from the coding sequence atgggtAACGGATACAACCACCATCTCCATCACCAAAACATTCACCCCCAACACAAGAGCACATTCTTGCCCATGTTATGTTCAAGACCAACCATCAAAGATGTGACTCTTCCAAAATGGGAAGACCGATCCATGTCCATCTCTAGTTCTGACCCTTTATCTCCAAAGATCGGTTGCATGGGGCAGGTCAAGAGAAACAACAGGATAGTTGGCTTCCCCACTTCTAACAAGTTCATAGTCACCACCAAGAACAACGGTGCTAATCTCAAGTACTCCAGGCTCAAGAGGATCTTCTCTGGCAAGAATCTTACTAGCGCCCCCGTCTCAATAGCAACTAGTACTACTCATAGAAGAAGAGAAGTGATGATGAATGGTGCTAGTGGGGCCAAGATTGATGATACAAAAGAGAATTCTGTTTCAGTTAGCATAGAGAATATGGATCCTCCCTTGCCTGTAGTTAAGAGAGTTCAACAACCAACAGAAGATGGAGAAGCGAACAGTCTTTGGAAGAGGAGATCTGGTGGGCTAGCATTGAAGAATTTGCAGCTGCAAGAGATTCAACTTAATAGAAGTAGTCTTGCACCAACCACTGTTTGA
- the LOC118041730 gene encoding beta-1,3-galactosyltransferase 7 isoform X2 gives MKGRVTTKASAPAKWIPFLCVFCFALGILFSNRLWDSSAEPNGQQLLSQRRHEQELQVIDDDSTTNKLSQNKDVMDEVLKTHEVIQPTRSLDKSVAVLQTHLASKSSQETSLKGSAPVPRQKVFMVIGINTAFSSRKRRDSVRETWMPQGEKLVQLEREKGIIVRFMIGHSATSNSILDRAIDSEDAQHKDFLRLEHVEGYHELSAKTKIFFSTAVAKWDAEFYVKVDDDVHVNLGMLASTLARHRSKPRVYIGCMKSGPVLSQKNVKYHEPEYWKFGEEGNKYFRHATGQIYAISKELATYISLNQPILHKYANEDVSLGAWFIGLEVEHIDDHSMCCGTPPDCAWKAQAGDVCIASFDWSCSGICKSVERIKFVHEKCGEGDGSVWSAVF, from the exons ATGAAGGGCCGAGTCACTACCAAAGCCTCTGCCCCTGCGAAATGGATTCCATTTCTCTGTGTATTTTGCTTCGCTCTTGGAATTCTCTTCTCTAACAG ATTATGGGATTCCTCAGCTGAACCCAACGGTCAACAGCTCCTATCCCAGCGTCGACATGAACAAGAATTACAAGTCATCGATGACGATTCCACAACTAAcaag cTCTCACAGAATAAAGATGTAATGGACGAAGTTTTGAAAACCCATGAAGTAATTCA GCCCACCAGATCATTAGATAAGTCAGTTGCAGTGCTTCAAACGCATTTAGCATCTAAGAGTTCTCAAGAGACGAGTTTGAAAGGCTCTGCTCCCGTACCAAGGCAGAAGGTGTTCATGGTTATTGGGATTAACACTGCTTTTAGTAGTAGAAAGAGGCGTGATTCTGTCAGAGAGACTTGGATGCCTCAAG GGGAGAAGCTTGTCCAATTGGAGCGCGAGAAGGGTATTATTGTCCGGTTCATGATTGGCCATAG TGCAACATCCAACAGCATTTTAGACAGAGCCATTGATTCAGAAGATGCTCAACATAAGGATTTCCTTAGGCTG GAGCATGTTGAAGGATACCATGAATTGTCTGcgaaaacaaaaattttcttttccacaGCAGTTGCAAAGTGGGATGCAGAATTTTATGTCAAGGTGGATGATGATGTTCATGTTAATCTGG GTATGCTAGCTTCTACACTTGCTCGCCATCGATCAAAGCCCAGGGTGTACATTGGATGTATGAAATCTGGACCTGTTCTCTCCCAAAA GAATGTCAAGTATCATGAACCAGAGTATTGGAAATTTggagaggaagggaacaaataCTTCCGTCATGCAACTGGGCAGATATATGCTATCTCAAAAGAACTTGCCACTTATATCTCCCTTAACCA GCCCATATTGCACAAGTATGCCAATGAAGATGTGTCTCTTGGTGCATGGTTTATCGGTCTTGAGGTTGAGCACATTGATGACCACAGCATGTGCTGTGGTACACCACCAG ACTGTGCGTGGAAGGCACAAGCAGGTGATGTGTGCATTGCATCCTTTGACTGGAGCTGCAGTGGAATCTGCAAATCGGTGGAGAGGATCAAATTCGTTCATGAAAAATGTGGTGAAGGAGACGGATCTGTATGGAGTGCTGTCTTTTAA
- the LOC118041730 gene encoding beta-1,3-galactosyltransferase 7 isoform X4 has product MKGRVTTKASAPAKWIPFLCVFCFALGILFSNRLWDSSAEPNGQQLLSQRRHEQELQVIDDDSTTNKLSQNKDVMDEVLKTHEVIQSLDKSVAVLQTHLASKSSQETSLKGSAPVPRQKVFMVIGINTAFSSRKRRDSVRETWMPQGEKLVQLEREKGIIVRFMIGHSATSNSILDRAIDSEDAQHKDFLRLEHVEGYHELSAKTKIFFSTAVAKWDAEFYVKVDDDVHVNLGMLASTLARHRSKPRVYIGCMKSGPVLSQKNVKYHEPEYWKFGEEGNKYFRHATGQIYAISKELATYISLNQPILHKYANEDVSLGAWFIGLEVEHIDDHSMCCGTPPDCAWKAQAGDVCIASFDWSCSGICKSVERIKFVHEKCGEGDGSVWSAVF; this is encoded by the exons ATGAAGGGCCGAGTCACTACCAAAGCCTCTGCCCCTGCGAAATGGATTCCATTTCTCTGTGTATTTTGCTTCGCTCTTGGAATTCTCTTCTCTAACAG ATTATGGGATTCCTCAGCTGAACCCAACGGTCAACAGCTCCTATCCCAGCGTCGACATGAACAAGAATTACAAGTCATCGATGACGATTCCACAACTAAcaag cTCTCACAGAATAAAGATGTAATGGACGAAGTTTTGAAAACCCATGAAGTAATTCA ATCATTAGATAAGTCAGTTGCAGTGCTTCAAACGCATTTAGCATCTAAGAGTTCTCAAGAGACGAGTTTGAAAGGCTCTGCTCCCGTACCAAGGCAGAAGGTGTTCATGGTTATTGGGATTAACACTGCTTTTAGTAGTAGAAAGAGGCGTGATTCTGTCAGAGAGACTTGGATGCCTCAAG GGGAGAAGCTTGTCCAATTGGAGCGCGAGAAGGGTATTATTGTCCGGTTCATGATTGGCCATAG TGCAACATCCAACAGCATTTTAGACAGAGCCATTGATTCAGAAGATGCTCAACATAAGGATTTCCTTAGGCTG GAGCATGTTGAAGGATACCATGAATTGTCTGcgaaaacaaaaattttcttttccacaGCAGTTGCAAAGTGGGATGCAGAATTTTATGTCAAGGTGGATGATGATGTTCATGTTAATCTGG GTATGCTAGCTTCTACACTTGCTCGCCATCGATCAAAGCCCAGGGTGTACATTGGATGTATGAAATCTGGACCTGTTCTCTCCCAAAA GAATGTCAAGTATCATGAACCAGAGTATTGGAAATTTggagaggaagggaacaaataCTTCCGTCATGCAACTGGGCAGATATATGCTATCTCAAAAGAACTTGCCACTTATATCTCCCTTAACCA GCCCATATTGCACAAGTATGCCAATGAAGATGTGTCTCTTGGTGCATGGTTTATCGGTCTTGAGGTTGAGCACATTGATGACCACAGCATGTGCTGTGGTACACCACCAG ACTGTGCGTGGAAGGCACAAGCAGGTGATGTGTGCATTGCATCCTTTGACTGGAGCTGCAGTGGAATCTGCAAATCGGTGGAGAGGATCAAATTCGTTCATGAAAAATGTGGTGAAGGAGACGGATCTGTATGGAGTGCTGTCTTTTAA
- the LOC118041730 gene encoding beta-1,3-galactosyltransferase 7 isoform X3 has protein sequence MKGRVTTKASAPAKWIPFLCVFCFALGILFSNRLWDSSAEPNGQQLLSQRRHEQELQVIDDDSTTNKKLSQNKDVMDEVLKTHEVIQSLDKSVAVLQTHLASKSSQETSLKGSAPVPRQKVFMVIGINTAFSSRKRRDSVRETWMPQGEKLVQLEREKGIIVRFMIGHSATSNSILDRAIDSEDAQHKDFLRLEHVEGYHELSAKTKIFFSTAVAKWDAEFYVKVDDDVHVNLGMLASTLARHRSKPRVYIGCMKSGPVLSQKNVKYHEPEYWKFGEEGNKYFRHATGQIYAISKELATYISLNQPILHKYANEDVSLGAWFIGLEVEHIDDHSMCCGTPPDCAWKAQAGDVCIASFDWSCSGICKSVERIKFVHEKCGEGDGSVWSAVF, from the exons ATGAAGGGCCGAGTCACTACCAAAGCCTCTGCCCCTGCGAAATGGATTCCATTTCTCTGTGTATTTTGCTTCGCTCTTGGAATTCTCTTCTCTAACAG ATTATGGGATTCCTCAGCTGAACCCAACGGTCAACAGCTCCTATCCCAGCGTCGACATGAACAAGAATTACAAGTCATCGATGACGATTCCACAACTAAcaag aagcTCTCACAGAATAAAGATGTAATGGACGAAGTTTTGAAAACCCATGAAGTAATTCA ATCATTAGATAAGTCAGTTGCAGTGCTTCAAACGCATTTAGCATCTAAGAGTTCTCAAGAGACGAGTTTGAAAGGCTCTGCTCCCGTACCAAGGCAGAAGGTGTTCATGGTTATTGGGATTAACACTGCTTTTAGTAGTAGAAAGAGGCGTGATTCTGTCAGAGAGACTTGGATGCCTCAAG GGGAGAAGCTTGTCCAATTGGAGCGCGAGAAGGGTATTATTGTCCGGTTCATGATTGGCCATAG TGCAACATCCAACAGCATTTTAGACAGAGCCATTGATTCAGAAGATGCTCAACATAAGGATTTCCTTAGGCTG GAGCATGTTGAAGGATACCATGAATTGTCTGcgaaaacaaaaattttcttttccacaGCAGTTGCAAAGTGGGATGCAGAATTTTATGTCAAGGTGGATGATGATGTTCATGTTAATCTGG GTATGCTAGCTTCTACACTTGCTCGCCATCGATCAAAGCCCAGGGTGTACATTGGATGTATGAAATCTGGACCTGTTCTCTCCCAAAA GAATGTCAAGTATCATGAACCAGAGTATTGGAAATTTggagaggaagggaacaaataCTTCCGTCATGCAACTGGGCAGATATATGCTATCTCAAAAGAACTTGCCACTTATATCTCCCTTAACCA GCCCATATTGCACAAGTATGCCAATGAAGATGTGTCTCTTGGTGCATGGTTTATCGGTCTTGAGGTTGAGCACATTGATGACCACAGCATGTGCTGTGGTACACCACCAG ACTGTGCGTGGAAGGCACAAGCAGGTGATGTGTGCATTGCATCCTTTGACTGGAGCTGCAGTGGAATCTGCAAATCGGTGGAGAGGATCAAATTCGTTCATGAAAAATGTGGTGAAGGAGACGGATCTGTATGGAGTGCTGTCTTTTAA
- the LOC118041730 gene encoding beta-1,3-galactosyltransferase 7 isoform X1: MKGRVTTKASAPAKWIPFLCVFCFALGILFSNRLWDSSAEPNGQQLLSQRRHEQELQVIDDDSTTNKKLSQNKDVMDEVLKTHEVIQPTRSLDKSVAVLQTHLASKSSQETSLKGSAPVPRQKVFMVIGINTAFSSRKRRDSVRETWMPQGEKLVQLEREKGIIVRFMIGHSATSNSILDRAIDSEDAQHKDFLRLEHVEGYHELSAKTKIFFSTAVAKWDAEFYVKVDDDVHVNLGMLASTLARHRSKPRVYIGCMKSGPVLSQKNVKYHEPEYWKFGEEGNKYFRHATGQIYAISKELATYISLNQPILHKYANEDVSLGAWFIGLEVEHIDDHSMCCGTPPDCAWKAQAGDVCIASFDWSCSGICKSVERIKFVHEKCGEGDGSVWSAVF; this comes from the exons ATGAAGGGCCGAGTCACTACCAAAGCCTCTGCCCCTGCGAAATGGATTCCATTTCTCTGTGTATTTTGCTTCGCTCTTGGAATTCTCTTCTCTAACAG ATTATGGGATTCCTCAGCTGAACCCAACGGTCAACAGCTCCTATCCCAGCGTCGACATGAACAAGAATTACAAGTCATCGATGACGATTCCACAACTAAcaag aagcTCTCACAGAATAAAGATGTAATGGACGAAGTTTTGAAAACCCATGAAGTAATTCA GCCCACCAGATCATTAGATAAGTCAGTTGCAGTGCTTCAAACGCATTTAGCATCTAAGAGTTCTCAAGAGACGAGTTTGAAAGGCTCTGCTCCCGTACCAAGGCAGAAGGTGTTCATGGTTATTGGGATTAACACTGCTTTTAGTAGTAGAAAGAGGCGTGATTCTGTCAGAGAGACTTGGATGCCTCAAG GGGAGAAGCTTGTCCAATTGGAGCGCGAGAAGGGTATTATTGTCCGGTTCATGATTGGCCATAG TGCAACATCCAACAGCATTTTAGACAGAGCCATTGATTCAGAAGATGCTCAACATAAGGATTTCCTTAGGCTG GAGCATGTTGAAGGATACCATGAATTGTCTGcgaaaacaaaaattttcttttccacaGCAGTTGCAAAGTGGGATGCAGAATTTTATGTCAAGGTGGATGATGATGTTCATGTTAATCTGG GTATGCTAGCTTCTACACTTGCTCGCCATCGATCAAAGCCCAGGGTGTACATTGGATGTATGAAATCTGGACCTGTTCTCTCCCAAAA GAATGTCAAGTATCATGAACCAGAGTATTGGAAATTTggagaggaagggaacaaataCTTCCGTCATGCAACTGGGCAGATATATGCTATCTCAAAAGAACTTGCCACTTATATCTCCCTTAACCA GCCCATATTGCACAAGTATGCCAATGAAGATGTGTCTCTTGGTGCATGGTTTATCGGTCTTGAGGTTGAGCACATTGATGACCACAGCATGTGCTGTGGTACACCACCAG ACTGTGCGTGGAAGGCACAAGCAGGTGATGTGTGCATTGCATCCTTTGACTGGAGCTGCAGTGGAATCTGCAAATCGGTGGAGAGGATCAAATTCGTTCATGAAAAATGTGGTGAAGGAGACGGATCTGTATGGAGTGCTGTCTTTTAA